From Novipirellula galeiformis, the proteins below share one genomic window:
- the gltB gene encoding glutamate synthase large subunit, which yields MTLHPDQKTPLRNNSLPQPQSVTKQVADFHLPPAQGLYDPSHEKDSCGVGFIAHIKGKPSHQIVLDADTILQAMDHRGACGCEPNTGDGSGIMVGLPHAFLKKAAKQDLGVDLPAAGQYAAGLVFLPKDAGERKTCKDTVEKLIAEAGQKFIGWRTVPQRPDVADVGPTARRSEPVIEQLFVGANDGLSDDAFDRKLYMIHKQASKLRADESLKQAMMFYICSLSTKVIIYKGMLTPAQVLPYYPDLQDEDFETHLAMVHSRFSTNTFPSWDRAQPLRFMSHNGEINTLRGNSNWMRARQGSAKSELFGEDLSKLFPVVEPHCSDSGTFDNVLEFLLMNGRTLQEAIMMMVPEAWQKHETMPEDKRAFYEYFSCLMEPWDGPASIAFTDGHYIGATLDRNGLRPSRYYITHDDRVIMASEVGVLPLDPAIVKEKGRLQPGKMFLVDFAEGRLIPDEELKSTFAKKMPYGDWLKENRIRLSDLHPEAEAHGFDSETLLPRMQAFGYTLETLNFMLRPLVEQLRDPVGSMGNDSALACLSDKPRMIYDYFKQLFAQVTNPAIDSIREEVIMSLECYIGPEQNLLDASPEHCHRLLVEHPILTNEEIAAIKHIDHEGWHSRVIDITFDRSEGKAGLQATLARIAQEAEAAADQGIQLVVLSDRAVSHDRVPVSALLAVGAVHHHLVKQAKRTRIGLVLETGEAREVHHHCLLIGYGADAINPYLAFEALWQARRDGFMDPTLDDDKIVAAYRKGVAKGMLKVMAKMGISTLQSYKGAQIFEALGLKDEIIATCFVGTASRIQGVSFDILGEETMRRHHLGYPERNAKPLPQLPNMGEYHWRAEGEKHAWNPQSIASLQVAARTNNEDAYWKFAHGVNEDNRNRCALRGLLGFQEGVAGEAIPLDEVQPASEIVKRFCTGAMSFGSISAESHETLAVAMNRLGGKSNTGEGGEDPVRFTTMDNGDSKRSAIKQIASGRFGVTIEYLTNADELQIKISQGAKPGEGGELPGKKVDKNIARIRYSTPGVGLISPPPHHDIYSIEDLAQLIHDLKNANRAARISVKLVSEVGVGVIASGVAKAHADHILIAGDTGGTGASPLTSIKHAGLPWELGIAETHQVLVLNDLRSRVVLQTDGGLKTGRDVVIAALLGAEEFGFATAPLITLGCIMMRKCHLNTCPVGIATQDPELRAKFTGKPEHVVNYLFMVAEEARRIMAKLGFRTIDEMVGRTDCLKTEEAIRHWKMDGLDLTPILQPANKPHANVDVRCTRAQDHGLEKSLDMMVLLEAAMPAIENGTKVKIESPIININRTVGTILSNEVAKRYGQAGLPDDTIHLSLKGSAGQSLGAFLSHGITIELEGDANDYVGKGLSGGRIVVYPPKQSSFTAEDNILVGNVCLYGATGGEAFLRGRAAERFAVRNSGANTVVEGVGDHGCEYMTGGRVVVLGTTGRNFAAGMSGGIAYVWDKKGDFNLNCNLATVELESIEGDQEQAEVKALIQLHYDHTQSAAAKRALDDWPTFLNQCVKVMPRDYKRVLKEMQAQTAAAAS from the coding sequence ATGACTCTTCACCCCGATCAAAAGACCCCGCTCCGAAACAACTCGCTCCCACAGCCACAGTCGGTCACAAAACAGGTTGCCGATTTCCATCTTCCTCCGGCTCAAGGCTTGTACGATCCGAGCCATGAGAAGGATTCATGTGGTGTAGGCTTCATCGCGCACATCAAAGGAAAGCCGAGCCACCAAATCGTGCTCGACGCGGACACGATTTTGCAAGCGATGGACCATCGTGGTGCATGTGGTTGCGAACCCAACACCGGCGATGGTTCGGGGATCATGGTGGGGTTGCCTCACGCATTTTTGAAGAAAGCGGCCAAGCAAGATTTGGGCGTCGATTTGCCCGCCGCGGGACAATACGCCGCTGGGCTGGTCTTCCTGCCGAAGGATGCCGGGGAGCGAAAAACGTGCAAAGACACCGTTGAAAAATTGATTGCCGAAGCGGGCCAAAAATTCATCGGCTGGAGAACCGTACCGCAACGTCCCGATGTGGCGGATGTCGGCCCAACCGCGCGGCGCAGTGAACCGGTCATCGAACAACTCTTCGTGGGCGCCAACGATGGACTGAGCGACGATGCGTTTGACCGCAAACTGTACATGATTCACAAGCAAGCCAGTAAGCTGCGGGCCGACGAATCGCTCAAACAAGCGATGATGTTCTACATTTGTTCGCTGAGTACCAAAGTCATCATCTACAAGGGCATGCTCACACCGGCGCAAGTGCTGCCCTATTATCCTGATTTGCAGGACGAGGACTTTGAGACTCATTTGGCGATGGTGCACAGTCGTTTTTCGACCAACACGTTCCCCAGTTGGGACCGCGCTCAACCGCTGCGTTTCATGAGCCACAACGGTGAAATCAATACGCTACGTGGCAATTCCAATTGGATGCGTGCTCGCCAGGGTTCCGCGAAGAGCGAATTATTTGGCGAGGATCTAAGCAAATTGTTCCCGGTGGTGGAACCGCATTGCAGCGATTCGGGCACCTTCGACAACGTGCTTGAGTTTTTGTTGATGAACGGCCGTACGTTGCAAGAGGCGATCATGATGATGGTCCCCGAGGCGTGGCAAAAGCATGAAACGATGCCCGAAGACAAACGGGCGTTCTACGAGTACTTCTCCTGCTTGATGGAACCTTGGGATGGCCCCGCATCGATTGCCTTTACCGATGGGCATTACATCGGCGCCACGCTGGACCGCAACGGTCTGCGTCCAAGTCGCTACTACATCACCCACGATGACCGTGTGATCATGGCCAGCGAGGTTGGCGTGCTGCCGCTGGATCCTGCGATCGTCAAAGAAAAAGGGCGTCTGCAACCAGGGAAAATGTTCTTGGTGGATTTCGCCGAAGGTCGACTGATCCCCGACGAAGAACTGAAGAGTACATTCGCAAAGAAAATGCCTTACGGCGATTGGCTCAAAGAGAATCGCATTCGCTTGTCGGACTTGCACCCCGAAGCGGAAGCACACGGTTTCGATAGCGAGACACTGCTGCCTCGCATGCAAGCGTTTGGCTACACGCTCGAAACGCTCAACTTCATGTTACGCCCCTTGGTGGAACAACTTCGCGACCCCGTCGGATCGATGGGGAACGACAGCGCATTGGCGTGTTTGAGTGACAAGCCGCGAATGATCTACGATTACTTCAAGCAATTATTTGCACAGGTCACCAATCCTGCGATCGATTCGATCCGCGAAGAAGTGATCATGTCGTTGGAGTGCTATATCGGGCCGGAACAAAACCTGCTTGATGCGAGTCCCGAGCATTGCCATCGCTTGCTTGTCGAGCATCCGATTTTGACGAACGAAGAAATCGCGGCGATCAAACACATCGATCACGAAGGCTGGCATAGTCGCGTGATCGACATCACGTTTGACCGCAGCGAAGGCAAAGCGGGTTTGCAAGCGACGCTCGCGCGAATCGCTCAAGAAGCCGAAGCGGCGGCGGACCAAGGAATTCAACTCGTCGTGCTGAGTGATCGCGCAGTCAGCCATGACCGCGTGCCGGTCAGCGCCCTGTTGGCGGTCGGTGCCGTGCATCATCACTTGGTCAAGCAAGCCAAACGAACTCGAATTGGATTGGTGCTGGAAACCGGTGAAGCTCGCGAAGTGCATCACCATTGTTTGCTGATCGGCTACGGTGCCGATGCCATCAATCCTTACTTGGCGTTCGAGGCCCTTTGGCAAGCCCGCCGCGATGGCTTCATGGACCCCACGCTAGACGACGACAAGATTGTCGCAGCTTATCGCAAGGGGGTCGCCAAGGGCATGCTCAAGGTGATGGCGAAAATGGGGATCAGCACACTGCAGAGCTACAAAGGGGCCCAGATCTTCGAAGCGCTCGGCTTGAAGGACGAGATCATTGCAACCTGCTTCGTGGGAACGGCCAGCCGTATCCAAGGAGTCTCGTTCGACATTTTGGGCGAAGAAACGATGCGACGTCATCACCTCGGCTACCCTGAACGCAATGCCAAACCTCTGCCGCAATTGCCCAACATGGGCGAGTACCATTGGCGCGCCGAAGGGGAAAAACACGCCTGGAATCCTCAGTCGATCGCATCGCTACAGGTCGCGGCACGAACCAATAACGAAGATGCGTATTGGAAATTTGCTCACGGGGTCAACGAAGACAATCGCAATCGATGCGCCCTGCGTGGCTTGCTGGGATTCCAAGAAGGAGTCGCCGGTGAAGCGATCCCCTTAGATGAAGTGCAACCGGCAAGTGAAATCGTTAAACGCTTTTGCACTGGAGCGATGAGTTTTGGCAGCATCAGTGCCGAATCGCATGAAACGCTAGCGGTCGCGATGAACCGCCTCGGTGGGAAAAGCAATACTGGGGAAGGCGGTGAAGACCCGGTTCGCTTCACCACGATGGACAATGGCGATTCGAAGCGTTCGGCGATCAAGCAAATCGCCTCGGGACGCTTTGGCGTCACGATCGAATATTTGACGAACGCCGACGAGCTTCAAATCAAGATTTCGCAAGGTGCCAAGCCTGGCGAAGGGGGCGAGTTGCCCGGCAAGAAGGTCGATAAGAACATCGCTCGGATTCGTTACAGCACGCCTGGGGTGGGTTTGATCAGCCCGCCGCCTCACCATGACATTTACTCGATCGAGGATTTGGCTCAACTGATCCACGATCTGAAGAACGCCAACCGAGCCGCTCGCATTAGCGTCAAGCTCGTCAGCGAAGTGGGCGTCGGAGTGATTGCATCCGGAGTTGCCAAGGCACACGCCGATCACATTTTGATCGCTGGCGACACCGGAGGCACGGGCGCTTCACCATTGACGAGTATCAAACATGCCGGTTTGCCGTGGGAATTGGGGATCGCCGAAACTCATCAAGTCTTGGTGCTCAATGACTTGCGAAGTCGCGTGGTCTTGCAAACCGATGGCGGTCTAAAGACAGGCCGTGATGTGGTAATCGCGGCATTGTTGGGGGCCGAAGAGTTCGGTTTCGCGACCGCGCCGTTGATCACACTGGGATGCATCATGATGCGTAAGTGCCACTTGAACACTTGCCCGGTTGGGATCGCGACTCAGGATCCTGAACTGCGAGCCAAGTTCACGGGCAAGCCAGAGCATGTCGTGAACTACTTGTTCATGGTCGCCGAGGAAGCTCGACGGATCATGGCAAAGCTTGGCTTCCGTACGATCGACGAAATGGTCGGACGCACCGATTGTCTGAAAACCGAAGAAGCGATCCGTCACTGGAAGATGGACGGTCTCGATTTGACGCCAATTTTGCAACCGGCAAACAAGCCGCATGCGAATGTCGATGTCCGCTGCACCCGTGCTCAAGATCATGGACTGGAAAAGTCGCTTGACATGATGGTGTTACTCGAAGCGGCGATGCCCGCGATTGAGAACGGCACGAAGGTCAAGATCGAATCACCGATCATCAACATCAATCGCACCGTCGGCACGATCCTCAGCAACGAAGTCGCCAAGCGATATGGCCAAGCGGGGCTGCCCGATGACACGATCCACCTGTCGCTCAAGGGTTCGGCTGGACAAAGTCTCGGCGCGTTCCTGTCGCACGGGATCACGATCGAGCTCGAAGGCGACGCAAACGATTACGTCGGCAAGGGACTCTCCGGTGGCCGAATCGTGGTTTATCCGCCGAAGCAAAGCAGCTTCACCGCCGAGGACAACATCCTAGTGGGTAACGTTTGCTTGTACGGGGCGACCGGTGGCGAAGCGTTTTTACGCGGCCGAGCGGCCGAGCGTTTTGCGGTCCGCAATAGCGGCGCCAACACGGTGGTCGAAGGCGTCGGCGACCACGGGTGTGAATACATGACCGGTGGACGCGTGGTCGTGCTTGGGACCACGGGGCGCAACTTTGCTGCCGGGATGTCCGGTGGGATCGCCTACGTTTGGGACAAGAAGGGCGACTTCAATTTGAACTGCAACCTAGCAACGGTGGAACTTGAGTCGATCGAAGGCGACCAGGAACAAGCCGAGGTCAAGGCCTTGATTCAATTGCACTATGACCACACGCAAAGTGCGGCTGCGAAGCGAGCGTTGGACGATTGGCCGACGTTCTTAAACCAGTGCGTCAAGGTGATGCCACGAGACTACAAACGGGTCTTGAAGGAAATGCAGGCTCAAACGGCCGCTGCCGCCTCGTAA
- a CDS encoding LysR family transcriptional regulator, translated as MHLRNLELFCSVAEERSFSKAAAEYDLTQSAVSQAMQQLEDSLRVQLIDRSKRPLVLTAAGQTYVRGLRDVLRQLQRLESEVVSIGGMLSGQLKIGTIYSVGLSYLPQASEQFAAMHCDVDVKLEFGSVERVVEMTADGEVDFGLVSFPRNTKTLQSVMWQQEPMRLVCALEHPFASCTNLSLDALQGIAMVGFDRTLTLRKEIDQYLLKAGVTVDTRMEFDNADSLIRAIQASRGVGIVPEAAVRRETASGSLKEVACHGLRMTRPLGVIYRRRGQLSQAAIEYSSLLLGRKMETGKRKPGSEKPAEEDPIPDLKNNSSIGV; from the coding sequence TTGCACCTCCGAAACCTCGAATTGTTCTGTAGCGTCGCCGAAGAACGCAGCTTTTCCAAAGCTGCGGCGGAGTACGATTTGACGCAGAGTGCGGTCAGCCAAGCGATGCAACAGCTGGAAGACTCCCTCCGCGTCCAGCTCATCGATCGTTCCAAACGCCCCCTCGTTCTGACCGCTGCCGGACAAACCTATGTACGCGGACTGCGCGATGTGTTGCGTCAACTTCAACGTCTCGAATCCGAGGTCGTTTCCATTGGCGGCATGCTCAGCGGCCAATTAAAGATTGGCACGATCTATTCCGTGGGCCTGAGTTATTTGCCACAGGCCAGCGAGCAATTCGCCGCCATGCACTGCGACGTGGACGTCAAGCTCGAGTTCGGCTCGGTGGAAAGGGTTGTCGAGATGACGGCCGACGGCGAGGTCGACTTTGGCTTGGTTAGCTTTCCCCGCAACACCAAGACGTTGCAGAGCGTGATGTGGCAACAGGAACCGATGCGTTTGGTTTGTGCATTGGAACACCCCTTTGCGTCCTGCACCAATCTTTCCCTTGATGCGTTGCAAGGCATTGCGATGGTCGGATTTGATCGCACCTTGACGTTGCGAAAAGAGATCGACCAATACCTTCTCAAAGCGGGCGTCACCGTCGACACCCGCATGGAATTCGACAACGCCGATTCCTTGATCCGAGCCATCCAGGCAAGCCGTGGCGTGGGGATTGTCCCTGAGGCTGCGGTGCGTCGCGAGACGGCCAGTGGTTCATTGAAAGAGGTGGCGTGTCATGGGCTACGGATGACCCGGCCGCTTGGCGTGATTTATCGTCGACGAGGACAATTGAGCCAAGCAGCGATTGAGTATAGCTCCTTGCTTCTGGGGCGAAAAATGGAGACGGGTAAACGAAAGCCGGGCAGCGAAAAACCGGCCGAAGAAGACCCTATTCCCGATCTCAAAAACAACTCATCGATTGGCGTTTGA
- a CDS encoding DUF58 domain-containing protein, producing the protein MNDAITQVAKDEFQWLTQIPWLFLSLIALPLIVASWRAKIYPTRWWVGLLGSSIVFSLITVFVPAMIIAVGLIDGIILIAAVLDFLLVYFATNHGIRATRSLPRTCSLGVPVASEITIENETPLTLTGAACDDLPEHFTATPEQHALRLPPRGRMTAHRKLTPGRRGAFELERVYLRFFSPLKLWNRHLQIEVHDRLNVYPDMKQLSDYALLARTNRLSLIGVRRTRRIGQDSDFERLRDYSRDDNYRHIDWRSTARRHKLTVRQFQSDQSQRVIFLLDCGRMMTNEQNGYSLLDHALNAVLMMAYVALHQGDAVGMLCFSDTIHAYIPPRGGSSQMNRLIQAGFDQFPRLVESRYDQAFLYLSTHCKRRSLVVLATNVIDEVNASVVVDYLSNINGQHLPLGVLLRDREMFDAADAPSNDDRFQMYRAAAAADILLWRHQVLKDLQHRGVLCVDAFPDELTAPLVNQYLDIKAKHLL; encoded by the coding sequence GTGAACGACGCAATCACTCAAGTTGCTAAAGACGAGTTTCAGTGGCTGACGCAAATCCCTTGGCTATTCCTCAGCCTGATTGCGTTACCGTTGATTGTGGCGTCTTGGCGAGCCAAGATTTATCCGACACGGTGGTGGGTCGGTCTTCTTGGCAGCTCGATTGTCTTTAGCTTGATCACCGTTTTCGTTCCCGCGATGATCATCGCCGTGGGGCTGATCGACGGCATCATCCTGATCGCTGCGGTGCTCGACTTCTTGCTCGTCTACTTCGCGACAAACCATGGCATCCGAGCGACACGAAGCTTGCCTCGCACTTGCTCACTTGGCGTTCCTGTGGCCAGTGAAATCACGATCGAAAACGAGACGCCGCTGACACTCACCGGCGCGGCTTGTGATGACTTGCCGGAGCACTTCACGGCGACCCCCGAACAACATGCACTGCGATTGCCACCGCGTGGACGGATGACCGCTCATCGCAAACTGACTCCCGGGCGACGAGGCGCATTCGAACTTGAACGTGTCTACCTCCGCTTCTTCAGCCCTCTGAAACTCTGGAATCGACATCTGCAAATTGAAGTGCATGATCGGCTAAACGTTTATCCGGATATGAAACAATTGTCGGACTACGCGTTACTAGCGCGTACCAACCGCTTGAGCTTGATCGGTGTCCGTCGAACAAGGCGAATTGGCCAAGACAGTGACTTCGAACGCCTTCGCGATTACAGCCGCGACGACAACTATCGGCACATCGATTGGCGCAGCACGGCGCGACGCCACAAGCTAACCGTGCGGCAATTCCAGAGCGACCAAAGCCAACGCGTCATCTTTTTGCTCGATTGCGGGCGCATGATGACAAACGAACAAAACGGTTACTCGCTGTTAGACCATGCGTTGAATGCGGTCCTGATGATGGCCTACGTCGCCCTCCATCAAGGCGACGCGGTCGGCATGCTCTGCTTTTCCGATACGATTCACGCCTACATCCCGCCGCGTGGTGGCAGCAGCCAAATGAATCGCTTGATTCAAGCAGGCTTCGATCAATTCCCGCGTTTAGTCGAGTCACGCTACGACCAAGCGTTCCTGTATCTCTCGACGCATTGCAAACGCCGATCCTTGGTCGTGCTGGCGACCAATGTCATCGATGAGGTCAACGCTAGCGTGGTGGTCGATTACCTATCGAACATCAATGGACAACATCTTCCGCTGGGCGTGCTGCTTCGCGACCGCGAGATGTTTGATGCCGCCGACGCTCCGTCGAACGACGACCGTTTCCAAATGTATCGCGCCGCAGCGGCCGCCGACATCTTGCTGTGGCGACATCAGGTGCTCAAGGATCTCCAGCACCGCGGTGTGTTGTGTGTCGATGCATTTCCCGACGAGCTGACCGCACCGTTGGTGAATCAATACCTCGACATCAAAGCCAAACACTTGCTGTAA
- a CDS encoding UbiA family prenyltransferase — protein MTAETQQSSRLVAWAQLVRLPNVFTVIADVSAAFLIAAHGPSPATRWICVLAAGISLYWAGMILNDVFDIERDRAERAKRPLPAGRISLTAARTAGWAMLVLGVILGSLSGYLPAENVGTTWLPAAIAIVLAVMIVAYDGPLKKTPLAPAAMGACRVLSFLLGASPVIVVQPDGPFIPLHLVAIALGFGIYITGITTMAREEAAGGNDTNLKVGLSLLIIGLFTLAFAPQQAPAGFPNFIRTPFAFPLLIAMIAYPVVLRGIRCVRHATPTNVQSTIRSGILTIIPLAAAIALLGAGPVWGLAIFALVIPALGLASAFRVT, from the coding sequence TTGACCGCCGAAACACAACAATCCAGCCGCCTGGTTGCCTGGGCCCAATTGGTTCGGTTGCCGAATGTCTTTACCGTCATCGCCGATGTTTCCGCCGCGTTCCTGATTGCCGCTCACGGCCCATCGCCCGCTACCCGGTGGATCTGCGTACTCGCCGCCGGGATCTCGCTGTATTGGGCAGGCATGATCTTGAATGATGTTTTTGACATTGAACGCGATCGTGCCGAGCGAGCGAAACGCCCGTTGCCTGCGGGGCGAATCTCGCTCACCGCCGCTCGCACCGCCGGCTGGGCGATGCTGGTCTTAGGAGTCATTTTGGGATCGCTTAGTGGATACCTGCCCGCAGAAAACGTCGGCACCACTTGGCTTCCCGCCGCGATCGCAATCGTGCTAGCGGTGATGATCGTGGCCTACGATGGACCGCTGAAAAAAACACCGCTCGCCCCCGCCGCGATGGGAGCCTGTCGCGTGCTCAGTTTCTTACTCGGGGCGTCCCCCGTGATCGTGGTACAGCCCGACGGCCCCTTCATCCCGCTGCATCTCGTTGCGATCGCACTGGGGTTTGGCATCTACATCACCGGGATCACCACGATGGCTCGCGAGGAAGCCGCCGGCGGCAACGATACCAATTTGAAAGTCGGGCTGAGCTTGTTGATCATTGGCTTGTTCACTTTAGCGTTTGCACCACAGCAAGCTCCCGCAGGCTTCCCCAACTTCATCCGCACTCCGTTTGCCTTTCCGCTGTTGATCGCCATGATCGCCTATCCGGTCGTCCTCCGCGGTATCCGCTGTGTCCGTCACGCGACCCCAACGAATGTGCAATCCACGATCCGCTCAGGGATTTTGACCATCATCCCGCTGGCGGCCGCAATCGCACTGCTTGGCGCAGGCCCGGTGTGGGGGCTCGCCATTTTTGCCTTGGTCATTCCCGCGCTCGGCTTGGCGTCGGCGTTTCGAGTGACCTAG
- a CDS encoding DUF4261 domain-containing protein, translating into MTNLRLPQLRKKTISARGSEIQATARLTVAYAQFPSFLIESPLNIEYLSDKQRLGMSKGFYTQTFVVLMREAVSIESVATILGDFSPSDPQPAAADVFTCGPSIQLDIDDQDEGKVVVDVVDQLWPDDPTTAADPSRIARAYQEGQFGPFTAPESLQRATQQSWNWEAGRTATKLHQAFIRVRCSYALDGKATPPNLPENYDPYNELAFMTEVVGMLLELPEAICYFNPGGEALCDLNVLTECAEFSVEHSLPPVELWANMRFFEVDPQWSVMDTVGHVQLDIPDVEGCFRPQDYDAAEVENFLRDVGIYLLQNGEVIKDGETSEGPGDILWKAHVRESALNGPRRRVLRWFADDGELIPKSLLRK; encoded by the coding sequence ATGACGAATCTCCGGCTGCCCCAGCTTCGCAAAAAAACGATTTCCGCTCGCGGCAGTGAAATTCAAGCGACCGCACGTTTAACGGTGGCCTACGCCCAATTCCCATCGTTTCTGATAGAATCCCCGCTCAATATCGAATACCTATCTGATAAACAGAGACTGGGAATGTCCAAAGGCTTTTACACACAAACATTTGTCGTGCTGATGCGCGAAGCGGTCTCCATCGAGTCCGTCGCCACAATTCTTGGCGATTTCTCTCCTTCGGATCCCCAACCTGCGGCCGCGGATGTCTTCACCTGCGGCCCGTCGATCCAGTTGGATATCGATGACCAAGACGAGGGAAAAGTCGTGGTCGATGTGGTCGACCAACTGTGGCCGGATGACCCGACGACCGCGGCAGACCCGAGCCGGATCGCCCGAGCGTATCAAGAAGGCCAATTCGGTCCGTTCACGGCCCCCGAATCCCTGCAGCGCGCGACGCAACAATCATGGAACTGGGAAGCGGGAAGAACAGCGACCAAATTGCACCAAGCGTTTATACGCGTTCGCTGTAGCTACGCGCTCGACGGCAAAGCCACGCCTCCGAACCTGCCCGAGAACTACGATCCGTACAATGAACTCGCGTTCATGACCGAAGTGGTCGGGATGCTGTTGGAATTGCCCGAAGCGATCTGTTACTTCAACCCTGGCGGCGAAGCCCTCTGCGACCTCAACGTGCTCACCGAATGCGCCGAGTTCTCGGTCGAACATTCGCTGCCGCCCGTCGAATTGTGGGCCAACATGCGTTTCTTTGAAGTCGACCCGCAATGGTCGGTGATGGACACGGTGGGGCACGTCCAACTTGACATCCCCGATGTGGAAGGCTGCTTTCGACCGCAAGATTACGACGCTGCCGAAGTCGAAAACTTCCTGCGCGACGTCGGTATCTACTTGCTGCAAAATGGAGAGGTCATCAAAGACGGCGAAACCTCCGAGGGCCCCGGCGACATTCTTTGGAAAGCTCACGTTCGCGAGAGCGCCCTGAACGGACCTCGCCGACGAGTGCTTCGCTGGTTCGCCGACGATGGCGAGCTCATCCCCAAAAGTCTGTTGCGAAAGTAG
- a CDS encoding TadG family pilus assembly protein, which translates to MQPLQSKRHVSLKTGGKVTPPRRRMPARRRRGAAAVFGLILTVSLVALMAVTIDMGHIRVAEAELQRSADASAMAACWELFDQQVSGASEGAMQASARQAANSIASRNFVGQQAPEFSSGDVELGTYSPDQAWSTSDPSSYNAARVTLRLQGGGNGELPLFFGDVTGRQSQSLHATATAAMFNSISGFNEPGTSDETIDILPFALDLPSWLAVLAGATDDSFAFSNGSVHSGSDGLCETNLYPQGTGSPGNRGTVDIGGSNNSTKDLSRQILHGISKQDFIDLGKPLKFDSNGELKLNGDTGISAGVKDELASIIGKVRIIPIYTTVTGNGNNAMYTIVRFEGVRILEVKLTGKMSQKRVIIQPAKAVARHAIVDSSAVTHSSYLYTPVMLVQ; encoded by the coding sequence ATGCAACCTTTACAATCCAAGCGACATGTTTCGTTGAAAACGGGAGGGAAGGTCACCCCGCCTCGTCGCCGAATGCCAGCACGCAGACGTCGCGGCGCTGCGGCAGTGTTCGGCTTGATTTTGACTGTAAGCCTGGTGGCCTTGATGGCCGTCACGATTGATATGGGGCACATTCGCGTCGCTGAAGCCGAGTTGCAGCGATCCGCTGACGCTTCGGCAATGGCCGCATGTTGGGAACTGTTTGATCAACAAGTTTCGGGAGCCTCCGAAGGTGCGATGCAAGCCAGTGCAAGGCAAGCCGCCAATAGCATCGCGAGCCGGAACTTTGTCGGCCAACAGGCCCCTGAATTTTCATCGGGGGATGTCGAGCTTGGAACCTACTCGCCCGATCAAGCTTGGAGCACATCCGATCCGTCTAGTTACAACGCAGCTCGGGTCACGTTGCGATTGCAAGGTGGTGGCAACGGCGAGCTGCCGCTGTTTTTTGGTGACGTGACCGGACGGCAAAGCCAATCGCTGCATGCCACGGCAACCGCCGCGATGTTTAATTCTATCTCGGGGTTCAACGAGCCAGGCACGAGTGACGAAACGATTGATATTCTACCGTTTGCACTTGATCTTCCGAGCTGGCTCGCCGTGCTTGCGGGCGCTACCGATGACAGTTTTGCGTTCAGCAATGGGTCGGTCCATTCCGGTTCCGATGGGCTTTGCGAAACCAATCTTTATCCCCAAGGCACGGGATCGCCCGGTAACCGCGGAACGGTTGATATCGGTGGCAGCAACAACAGCACCAAGGATTTGTCACGTCAAATTCTGCATGGGATTTCCAAGCAAGATTTCATCGACTTGGGCAAGCCGCTCAAATTCGACTCCAATGGGGAGCTAAAGCTCAACGGTGATACGGGGATCAGTGCCGGGGTCAAAGATGAGCTGGCCTCGATCATTGGTAAGGTTCGCATCATCCCGATTTACACCACCGTTACCGGCAACGGAAACAATGCGATGTACACGATCGTGAGGTTCGAAGGCGTACGAATTTTGGAGGTCAAGCTAACCGGCAAAATGTCGCAGAAGCGTGTCATCATCCAACCTGCCAAAGCGGTGGCACGCCACGCGATCGTGGATTCCTCCGCAGTTACGCATAGTTCGTATCTATACACTCCCGTGATGTTGGTTCAGTGA
- a CDS encoding TadE family protein has translation MIHKTYRRKKKATRLAASAVEFALVAPLMIAFTFGLVELGRMMLVKQTATHATREGARIAVRPTATTSEVVDRVNDELALMGIQNATVVTVPASIQTSTPSGIVTVRVAIDISSITWVPGFLNLDATQIVAESSMRRESTN, from the coding sequence ATGATTCACAAAACTTACCGACGAAAGAAAAAGGCGACACGGCTGGCGGCATCCGCAGTCGAGTTCGCCTTGGTCGCACCGTTGATGATCGCCTTTACGTTCGGCTTGGTCGAACTGGGGCGAATGATGTTGGTCAAACAAACGGCCACGCATGCGACGCGCGAAGGGGCGCGAATCGCAGTGCGTCCGACGGCAACGACAAGCGAGGTCGTCGACCGAGTGAATGACGAACTAGCCTTGATGGGGATTCAAAACGCGACCGTTGTAACCGTCCCGGCTTCGATCCAGACGTCAACGCCCAGTGGCATTGTCACCGTTCGCGTTGCGATTGACATTTCATCGATCACCTGGGTCCCAGGGTTTTTAAATCTGGACGCGACCCAGATCGTTGCCGAGTCATCAATGCGTCGCGAGAGCACGAACTAG